In Nostoc sp. CENA543, a single genomic region encodes these proteins:
- a CDS encoding DUF3040 domain-containing protein: protein MTSQHNRPDELEQRERLLREKEVEIRLREMEQEMSANNPPLHKTVKHQAEDYPKPWMKKAILAGKLFTLGVVALVAVRIASVLAGFVIIGVLGWVAYKLFLENRKKPS from the coding sequence ATGACATCTCAACATAATCGCCCTGACGAACTAGAGCAACGGGAAAGGTTACTGCGGGAGAAAGAAGTAGAAATACGTCTCCGAGAAATGGAACAAGAAATGTCTGCAAATAATCCACCATTACATAAGACGGTGAAACACCAAGCAGAAGATTATCCCAAACCTTGGATGAAAAAAGCCATTCTGGCTGGAAAACTCTTTACGCTTGGTGTAGTAGCTTTAGTTGCTGTGAGAATAGCATCTGTTTTAGCAGGTTTCGTGATTATAGGAGTTTTGGGTTGGGTAGCTTACAAGCTATTTCTAGAAAATCGCAAAAAACCATCTTAA
- a CDS encoding DUF5331 domain-containing protein — MNIQELRQSLKSKWLNYYEQNRSWLVKMRVWANYGGVRRPSSGFILATLSVLEPDFDEILAFVMELNNNPDEIVTALGLNFNPDKELSLTNSQMDLALTQSEEEQQYPEEAVTSMALTVYDASPVSTKEHNASNVVVMPTLHQPVQQVVGGEQPVMSQKTATNGKMNIHPTIHKSSSPAGQVFAITLEVPKKDKPLTSLTLTTIKPQNGKVVSPLAITTEVPGKPKTLIIPKPVAEISQNGQYVPKKLSKSTHKVHSKAHTNASNLASWVDEFCLGSQWNSEETIAVHRG; from the coding sequence ATGAATATTCAGGAGCTGCGTCAATCCTTAAAGAGCAAGTGGTTGAATTATTATGAGCAGAATCGTTCTTGGTTAGTCAAAATGAGGGTTTGGGCTAACTACGGTGGTGTACGTCGTCCTTCGTCTGGGTTTATCCTAGCAACATTATCTGTTTTAGAGCCGGATTTTGACGAAATTTTGGCTTTTGTGATGGAACTGAATAACAACCCTGATGAGATAGTTACGGCTTTAGGTCTCAATTTTAATCCTGACAAAGAACTCAGCTTAACTAATTCTCAGATGGATTTAGCCCTCACCCAGTCGGAGGAAGAACAGCAATATCCAGAGGAAGCCGTCACATCAATGGCCTTAACTGTTTATGATGCTTCCCCTGTGTCAACTAAAGAGCATAACGCTTCCAATGTAGTGGTCATGCCTACTCTACATCAGCCAGTGCAGCAGGTGGTGGGTGGTGAACAGCCTGTAATGTCTCAAAAAACTGCCACCAATGGAAAAATGAATATTCATCCCACTATTCATAAATCATCCTCGCCAGCAGGACAGGTATTCGCCATTACTTTAGAAGTACCGAAAAAAGACAAACCTTTAACTTCCCTAACTTTAACTACTATCAAACCCCAAAATGGCAAAGTAGTTAGTCCCTTGGCAATTACTACGGAAGTTCCTGGTAAACCGAAGACATTAATAATACCGAAACCAGTGGCGGAAATTTCCCAAAATGGGCAATATGTCCCTAAAAAACTGTCTAAATCTACTCACAAAGTCCACTCTAAAGCTCATACAAATGCTAGTAATCTGGCTTCTTGGGTAGATGAGTTTTGTTTAGGATCTCAGTGGAATTCAGAGGAGACCATTGCTGTTCACAGAGGGTGA
- a CDS encoding dynamin family protein, protein MVSQVASDQFIQDLERVAQVRSEMAMCLQNLSETIHQAELDGESSSGKLSLERDLEDIDIASKNLKKGVFRLLVLGDMKRGKSTFLNALIGENLLPSDVNPCTAVLTILRYGAEKKVTIHFNDGKSPQQLDFQSFKYKYTIDPAEAKKLEQEKKQAFPDVDYAVVEYPLTLLEKGIEIVDSPGLNDTEARNELSLGYVNNCHAILFVMRASQPCTLGERRYLENYVKGRGLSVFFLINAWDQVKESLIDPDDAEDLQAAENRLRKVFKANLGEYCHVDGQDIYDERVFELSSIQALRRRLKDSQADLAGTGFPEFMSALNTFLTRERAIAELRQVRTLARQAVNHTREAIGRRIPLLDQNVAELKSRIDSVEPEFKKLTDIRDQFQKEIFNTRDSQARKISESFRSYVMNLGNTFESDFLRYQPELNLWDFLSNGKREAFNAALQKAFEQYMADKCAAWTLTAEKDINTAFKELSRSAAQYGASYHQVTERITEKLTDKQVKVNAASGSTEEDNSPTWAKWAMGLLSLSRGNLAGIAMAGAGFDWKNILLNYFTVIGVGSIITAVTGVMLGPIGFALLGLGVGFLQADQARKELVKTAKKELVKYLPQIANEQSQIVYDAVKECFDSYEKEVSKRINDDINSRKSELDNLLKQKQTREINREAELKRLKTLQENIIAQLQKIEAVYSNLLAAYS, encoded by the coding sequence ATGGTAAGTCAAGTAGCATCTGATCAATTTATTCAAGACTTAGAACGGGTTGCTCAAGTTCGTTCTGAGATGGCAATGTGTTTACAAAATCTATCTGAAACTATTCATCAAGCTGAGTTAGATGGAGAGTCTTCATCTGGTAAACTCAGTTTAGAAAGAGATTTAGAAGATATTGACATAGCTAGTAAGAATCTCAAAAAAGGTGTATTTCGCCTACTAGTTTTAGGCGATATGAAACGGGGTAAAAGCACATTTTTAAATGCTTTAATTGGTGAAAATTTACTTCCTAGCGATGTTAACCCCTGTACCGCAGTTTTAACTATTTTGCGGTATGGAGCAGAAAAAAAAGTGACGATTCACTTTAATGATGGCAAAAGTCCACAGCAGCTAGATTTTCAAAGCTTTAAGTATAAATATACAATTGATCCGGCAGAAGCCAAAAAGTTAGAACAGGAGAAAAAACAAGCATTTCCTGATGTTGATTATGCAGTGGTTGAGTATCCTTTAACATTGTTAGAGAAAGGCATTGAAATTGTTGATAGTCCAGGATTGAATGACACAGAAGCGCGGAATGAATTATCTTTAGGATATGTGAATAATTGTCATGCGATTTTGTTTGTGATGAGAGCTTCTCAACCTTGCACTTTGGGTGAGCGTCGTTATCTTGAAAACTATGTGAAAGGTCGTGGTTTATCGGTTTTCTTCTTAATTAATGCTTGGGATCAGGTAAAAGAATCATTGATTGATCCTGACGATGCGGAAGATTTACAAGCAGCAGAAAATAGACTCAGAAAGGTTTTTAAGGCGAATTTAGGGGAATATTGCCACGTAGACGGTCAAGATATTTATGATGAGCGTGTATTTGAATTATCATCAATTCAAGCACTAAGAAGACGTTTGAAGGATTCCCAAGCTGATTTAGCGGGGACTGGCTTTCCAGAATTCATGAGTGCGCTTAATACTTTTCTTACCAGAGAAAGAGCGATCGCGGAACTAAGACAAGTCAGAACCTTAGCTAGACAAGCCGTGAATCATACCCGCGAAGCTATAGGCCGCAGAATTCCCTTATTAGACCAAAATGTGGCAGAATTAAAATCCCGTATTGATTCTGTAGAACCAGAGTTTAAAAAACTTACCGATATTCGGGATCAATTCCAGAAAGAAATTTTTAATACTAGAGACTCACAAGCTAGAAAAATCTCTGAATCTTTCCGTAGTTATGTGATGAATTTAGGTAATACTTTTGAAAGTGATTTTCTACGCTATCAACCAGAATTAAATCTGTGGGATTTTCTGAGTAACGGTAAGCGAGAAGCTTTTAATGCAGCACTGCAAAAAGCCTTTGAACAATACATGGCTGATAAATGTGCAGCTTGGACTTTAACTGCTGAAAAAGATATTAATACCGCTTTTAAAGAATTATCCCGTAGTGCAGCGCAGTATGGCGCATCTTATCATCAAGTTACAGAAAGAATTACCGAAAAGCTCACCGATAAACAAGTTAAAGTCAATGCGGCTAGTGGTAGCACAGAGGAAGATAACTCTCCCACCTGGGCAAAATGGGCTATGGGATTATTATCCCTTTCTAGGGGGAATTTAGCTGGTATAGCAATGGCTGGTGCTGGATTTGATTGGAAAAATATTCTGTTAAATTATTTCACTGTCATTGGTGTGGGAAGTATCATCACCGCAGTTACAGGTGTGATGCTTGGCCCCATTGGATTTGCTTTACTGGGTTTAGGAGTGGGTTTTTTACAAGCGGATCAGGCGCGTAAAGAACTAGTGAAAACTGCTAAAAAAGAGTTAGTTAAATATTTGCCGCAAATTGCTAATGAGCAATCGCAAATTGTGTATGATGCGGTCAAAGAATGTTTCGATAGTTATGAGAAAGAGGTCAGTAAGCGAATTAATGATGATATTAATTCGCGTAAATCGGAGTTAGATAATTTACTCAAGCAAAAACAAACACGGGAAATTAACCGAGAGGCTGAATTAAAACGACTGAAAACCTTGCAGGAAAATATCATCGCTCAATTACAAAAAATTGAGGCGGTGTATAGTAATCTTTTAGCTGCTTATAGTTAG
- a CDS encoding alpha-amylase, with protein sequence MAQINGTMMQYFHWYIPNDGNLWNKVEFSAAELAETGFTALWLPPAYKGFAGAYDVGYGVYDLFDLGEFDQKGSVRTKYGTRQQYIDAIKSLQTHGVQVYADAVLNHKMGGDGVETPKATPFPQDNRLNPKGGLQEIKTYSHYYFPGRQGKYSNFEWHWWHFDAVDYNEYNSGDRSTIYLLEGKKFDDYVALENGNFAYLMGCDLDFQNDWVRGEITYWGKWYLEQTNVNGFRLDAIKHIAAWFFPQWIDELERHAGKDLFFVGEYWYNDVNTLLWYVDTVRGKMSVFDVPLHYNFHQASKSGGNYDMRRILDGTMMQKRPTHAVTFVENHDSQPLQALESVVEPWFKPLAYAIILLRQEGYPCVFHADYYGAEYEDWGRDGNLYKIFMPSHRWIIDKLMYARKHYAYGPQYDYFDHWNTIGWTRLGDEDHPQAMAVIMSDGAAGNKWMEVGKPNTKFVDLTQHIKEPVYTNEWGWGEFRCLGGSVSVWVQE encoded by the coding sequence ATGGCACAGATTAACGGCACAATGATGCAATATTTCCACTGGTACATCCCTAATGATGGCAATTTGTGGAACAAAGTAGAGTTTTCCGCCGCAGAATTAGCAGAAACAGGTTTTACAGCTTTGTGGCTACCACCAGCCTATAAAGGATTTGCCGGTGCGTATGATGTAGGGTATGGTGTTTACGATTTATTCGACTTAGGTGAGTTTGATCAAAAAGGCTCTGTCAGAACAAAATACGGTACACGTCAGCAATATATTGATGCGATTAAATCTCTGCAAACGCATGGTGTACAAGTTTATGCAGATGCAGTGCTAAATCATAAGATGGGTGGTGATGGAGTAGAAACACCAAAAGCAACACCTTTTCCTCAAGATAACCGCCTGAATCCTAAAGGTGGGTTGCAAGAAATCAAGACCTACTCTCATTATTATTTCCCAGGAAGACAAGGCAAATATTCTAATTTTGAGTGGCATTGGTGGCATTTTGATGCAGTTGATTATAACGAATATAACAGTGGCGATCGCAGCACGATTTATTTACTAGAAGGCAAAAAATTTGATGATTATGTAGCCTTAGAAAACGGCAATTTTGCCTATTTAATGGGTTGTGACCTCGATTTTCAAAATGATTGGGTAAGGGGTGAAATCACCTATTGGGGTAAGTGGTATCTTGAGCAAACAAATGTCAACGGTTTCCGTTTAGATGCCATTAAACATATTGCCGCTTGGTTTTTTCCCCAATGGATAGATGAACTAGAACGCCACGCTGGTAAGGACTTATTCTTTGTTGGAGAGTATTGGTACAACGATGTGAATACTCTGCTTTGGTATGTTGATACTGTTCGGGGCAAAATGTCAGTTTTTGACGTACCACTACATTACAACTTCCATCAAGCCAGTAAATCTGGAGGCAATTATGATATGCGCCGGATTTTAGATGGCACAATGATGCAAAAACGTCCTACCCATGCTGTCACCTTTGTCGAGAATCATGACTCACAACCATTACAAGCATTGGAATCTGTAGTTGAACCTTGGTTTAAACCCCTAGCCTACGCCATTATTTTGTTAAGACAAGAAGGTTATCCTTGCGTCTTTCATGCCGATTACTACGGTGCAGAATATGAAGACTGGGGAAGAGATGGCAACCTCTACAAGATTTTTATGCCCTCTCACCGTTGGATAATCGATAAGTTAATGTATGCACGCAAGCATTATGCTTATGGGCCACAATACGATTATTTCGACCATTGGAATACTATCGGCTGGACTCGCTTAGGTGATGAAGATCATCCCCAAGCAATGGCTGTAATTATGAGTGATGGTGCAGCAGGTAATAAATGGATGGAAGTCGGTAAACCCAACACAAAATTCGTTGATTTAACACAGCACATCAAAGAACCTGTATACACCAACGAATGGGGTTGGGGTGAATTTCGTTGCTTAGGTGGTTCTGTATCAGTTTGGGTACAAGAATAA
- a CDS encoding ferredoxin, which yields MSNFTQELNASTTNPSFLPRCVRVCQHRTCKKQGAKETLAAFVALPVPDVVVTPSSCLGQCGNGPMVLILPEMVWYSGVQPYEVPMLVEKHLIGGQRVQRMLYYRFHPQG from the coding sequence ATGAGCAATTTTACTCAAGAATTGAATGCCAGCACGACAAACCCCAGTTTTCTACCCAGATGTGTGAGAGTTTGTCAACATCGCACTTGTAAAAAGCAAGGTGCGAAGGAAACTCTAGCAGCTTTTGTGGCTTTACCTGTTCCTGATGTGGTAGTAACTCCTAGCAGTTGCTTGGGACAGTGCGGTAACGGGCCAATGGTGTTGATTTTGCCGGAAATGGTTTGGTATAGCGGTGTTCAACCCTATGAAGTCCCGATGTTAGTAGAAAAGCATTTAATAGGTGGTCAAAGAGTGCAACGGATGCTCTATTATCGGTTTCATCCCCAGGGATAA
- a CDS encoding GUN4 domain-containing protein — protein sequence MCPIGVRTSNSTVALEAGTAKLWLLLVGVNQYQDEQISSLRYPAVDCQGLGIALDAATQGFPQRELKIYHDFGEQPLLENVRLSLKTMAAATKPNDTILFYFSGHGMLEPSSKQVVLCLQDTQTDDLINTGLKLQELLQVLADCAAGQQLVWLDACHSGNLSFLGARGATSADFNPTPELVEVLRQRASKQKGFYALLSCDRQQQSWEFPHLGHGVFTYYLIQGLRGEAADSQGIIAADNLYHYVYQQTVAYIQKANQQLRVINQLKKGRGENSIHAEYPSQTPKRIVEGVGEVILGIKPLPKSITRHPRQALIVEGLPKSTTPSALCSIFQTTGNFTTNSWTVGGKNASADIHKAIQKCLLSESFAESSPDAATNIDTATVLLYLRGKIQETPNSEAVFVLADDITINRSWLRKQLRRCTSQQIIILDCAGQAAIGVASLREWVEELQLGTEIGQCFIACATPATQPEQFATAVQKILTPTTAHTGLTAAGLITQLQLDLAATDNQLYFWLSGSQGIIEVLPETTLVVGESVSQNQEDSDDLSSSVGVDYTTLRDLLKAQRWLEADGETTNLMLKVAHREQQGHLDLESLANFPRTELLTIDKLWVKYSQGRFGFSVQQRIWQSLQSNSPNDPVMGLMIGNKKAAAAETCIDFGHRVGWREKDAWVNYTNFIVDDNAPAGYLPYYGFFAPVWRVKVLGVWEWHSAIATASWWQLCEALLGIMSAE from the coding sequence ATGTGTCCTATCGGTGTTCGTACCAGTAATTCAACGGTTGCTTTAGAGGCAGGTACAGCAAAACTGTGGCTGTTGTTGGTAGGAGTGAATCAATATCAGGATGAGCAAATATCTAGTTTGCGTTACCCTGCTGTAGACTGTCAGGGTTTAGGAATAGCATTAGATGCAGCAACTCAAGGATTCCCCCAAAGAGAGTTAAAAATTTACCATGATTTTGGTGAACAGCCTTTGTTGGAGAATGTACGCTTGAGTCTCAAAACAATGGCGGCTGCAACTAAACCCAATGACACTATTTTGTTTTACTTTTCTGGACATGGGATGCTTGAGCCATCGAGTAAACAGGTGGTGTTATGTCTCCAAGATACTCAAACAGACGACTTAATTAATACAGGCTTAAAGTTACAAGAATTATTACAGGTGTTAGCTGATTGTGCGGCTGGGCAACAATTAGTTTGGTTGGATGCTTGTCATAGTGGTAATTTGAGCTTTTTGGGGGCAAGAGGCGCAACATCGGCCGATTTTAACCCTACACCGGAGTTAGTAGAGGTATTGCGACAACGCGCCAGCAAACAAAAAGGATTTTACGCTTTATTATCTTGCGATCGCCAGCAGCAATCTTGGGAATTTCCACACTTAGGACATGGTGTATTTACATACTATTTAATTCAGGGATTACGGGGAGAAGCGGCAGATTCTCAAGGCATCATTGCAGCTGATAATTTATACCATTATGTTTATCAACAGACTGTAGCCTATATTCAAAAAGCCAATCAGCAATTACGAGTCATTAACCAACTCAAAAAAGGTCGGGGGGAAAATTCCATCCATGCTGAATATCCCTCCCAAACACCCAAGCGTATTGTTGAAGGTGTGGGGGAAGTGATTTTAGGGATTAAACCCCTCCCCAAAAGTATTACCAGACATCCACGACAAGCACTGATTGTAGAAGGACTCCCTAAAAGCACCACCCCTTCTGCTTTGTGCAGTATTTTCCAAACAACAGGGAACTTTACCACTAATTCTTGGACTGTGGGCGGTAAAAACGCCAGTGCAGATATTCACAAAGCCATTCAAAAATGTCTGCTGTCAGAATCTTTTGCGGAATCTTCCCCTGATGCGGCTACTAACATAGACACCGCCACCGTGTTGTTATATCTGCGGGGTAAAATTCAGGAAACACCAAACAGCGAAGCCGTCTTTGTGTTAGCGGATGATATTACTATTAATCGTTCCTGGCTGAGAAAACAATTACGCCGTTGCACTTCCCAGCAGATTATTATTTTAGATTGTGCTGGACAAGCTGCTATTGGTGTGGCATCGTTGCGGGAGTGGGTAGAAGAATTGCAATTAGGAACAGAAATCGGTCAATGTTTCATTGCTTGTGCTACCCCAGCTACACAACCAGAACAATTTGCTACGGCTGTGCAGAAGATTTTAACTCCCACAACTGCCCATACAGGATTAACCGCCGCCGGATTAATTACCCAATTACAATTAGATTTAGCCGCCACAGATAATCAGTTGTATTTTTGGTTATCTGGTTCCCAAGGCATCATTGAAGTTTTACCGGAAACTACCTTAGTAGTAGGTGAGAGTGTTAGTCAAAATCAAGAGGATAGCGATGATTTAAGTTCCTCTGTGGGTGTAGACTATACAACCTTGCGAGACTTATTAAAAGCTCAAAGATGGTTAGAGGCGGATGGAGAAACGACAAACTTGATGCTAAAGGTGGCTCATCGCGAACAACAAGGCCACTTAGACTTAGAAAGTCTAGCAAACTTTCCCCGCACAGAGTTATTGACGATAGATAAACTGTGGGTGAAATACAGTCAAGGACGCTTTGGTTTTAGCGTGCAGCAGCGCATCTGGCAGAGTTTACAAAGCAATAGTCCTAATGATCCCGTGATGGGATTAATGATTGGCAACAAAAAAGCCGCCGCCGCCGAAACCTGTATTGATTTTGGTCATCGCGTAGGATGGCGTGAGAAAGATGCTTGGGTAAATTACACCAATTTCATCGTTGATGACAACGCCCCCGCAGGATATTTACCATATTACGGCTTTTTTGCACCAGTTTGGCGAGTCAAAGTTTTAGGTGTGTGGGAATGGCATAGTGCGATCGCCACTGCCTCTTGGTGGCAATTATGTGAGGCTTTGTTGGGAATTATGAGTGCTGAGTGA
- a CDS encoding cysteine synthase A, with protein MDIKNGFIGTVGNTPLIRLNSFSEETGCEILGKAEFLNPGGSVKDRAALYIIQDAEEKGLLKPGGTVVEGTAGNTGIGLAHICNAKGYKCLIIIPNTQSQEKIDALTALGAEVRPVPAVPYKDPNNYVKLSGRVASEMENAIWANQFDNLANRRAHYETTGPEIWAQTDGKVDGWVAATGTGGTFAGVSMYLKEQNPAVKCVVADPLGSGLYSYVKTGEITIEGSSITEGIGNSRITANMEGVPTDDAIQIDDKEALRVVYQLLRKDGLLMGGSTGINVAAAVALAKQLGPGHTIVTILCDSGSRYQSRIFNHEWLASKGLSVD; from the coding sequence ATGGATATCAAAAATGGTTTCATAGGCACTGTTGGCAATACCCCACTAATTCGGTTAAACAGCTTCAGTGAAGAAACAGGGTGTGAAATCCTGGGTAAAGCCGAATTTCTCAATCCTGGTGGTTCAGTTAAAGACCGGGCTGCACTGTACATTATTCAAGATGCAGAAGAAAAAGGTTTGCTCAAACCCGGCGGTACAGTAGTAGAAGGTACAGCCGGTAATACGGGGATTGGACTAGCCCATATTTGCAATGCTAAAGGCTACAAATGCTTGATTATCATTCCTAACACCCAATCCCAAGAAAAAATCGATGCACTCACCGCTTTAGGTGCAGAAGTTCGTCCCGTTCCAGCCGTTCCCTACAAAGACCCCAATAACTACGTCAAGTTATCTGGTAGAGTCGCTTCTGAGATGGAAAACGCCATTTGGGCTAATCAGTTCGATAACTTAGCTAACCGTCGCGCCCACTACGAAACCACAGGGCCAGAAATTTGGGCGCAAACCGACGGTAAAGTTGACGGTTGGGTAGCCGCTACCGGTACAGGAGGAACATTTGCCGGTGTATCTATGTACCTCAAAGAACAAAACCCAGCAGTTAAATGTGTAGTGGCTGACCCATTGGGAAGCGGTCTTTATAGCTACGTCAAAACCGGAGAGATTACAATAGAAGGTAGTTCTATTACTGAAGGCATCGGTAACAGCCGTATTACTGCTAACATGGAAGGCGTACCCACTGACGACGCTATCCAAATTGATGACAAAGAAGCTTTGCGGGTAGTTTATCAACTATTGCGGAAAGATGGCTTATTAATGGGTGGTTCTACAGGTATTAATGTTGCCGCAGCCGTAGCTTTAGCCAAGCAATTAGGCCCAGGACATACCATTGTCACGATACTATGTGATAGTGGTTCTCGCTATCAGTCGCGAATATTCAACCACGAATGGTTAGCATCTAAAGGCTTGTCGGTAGATTAG